From Blattabacterium cuenoti, a single genomic window includes:
- a CDS encoding peroxiredoxin → MNTLISKKAPNFTANAVLNGKDIVQNFTLEQFQGSKYVLLFFYPKDFTFVCPTEIYAFQEKIHDFEMRNVQIIAVSTDTEQSHWAWLQMPKEKGGIHGVTYPIVSDINKTISHNYGVLSGNWICNNEELKATGELIAYRGLFLIDKEGIIKHLLINDFPIGRNVHEAIRMIDAIQYYEKSGEVCPANWTKGKRTIKASHSGIVDYFSSKSPQKS, encoded by the coding sequence ATGAATACATTAATTTCAAAAAAAGCGCCAAATTTTACGGCAAATGCGGTTTTAAATGGGAAAGATATTGTACAAAATTTTACTTTAGAACAATTTCAAGGAAGTAAATATGTTTTACTTTTCTTTTATCCTAAAGATTTTACTTTTGTCTGTCCCACAGAAATATATGCATTTCAAGAAAAAATTCATGATTTTGAAATGAGAAATGTACAAATTATAGCCGTATCTACGGATACAGAACAATCTCATTGGGCTTGGTTACAGATGCCAAAAGAAAAAGGAGGAATACATGGAGTCACTTATCCTATTGTTTCGGATATAAATAAGACTATATCTCATAACTATGGAGTATTATCTGGAAATTGGATTTGCAATAATGAAGAATTAAAAGCAACGGGAGAACTTATTGCTTATAGAGGTTTATTTTTAATAGATAAAGAAGGGATTATCAAACATCTTTTAATTAATGATTTTCCTATAGGAAGGAATGTCCATGAAGCTATTCGTATGATAGATGCTATTCAATATTATGAAAAAAGTGGAGAAGTATGTCCTGCAAATTGGACAAAAGGAAAAAGAACGATAAAAGCTAGTCATAGTGGAATTGTAGATTATTTTTCCTCAAAGAGCCCCCAAAAATCTTGA
- a CDS encoding amidohydrolase family protein has translation MNPKKIFVKKVKQKGGWVNAHAHLDRAYTLTKKNFKYSYYPLKQKWYLVDEMKRLATAEDIYIRMEKALEYFLMQGTQALCSFIDVDEVIEDRALKAAKKLKNNYENSIHICFANQVLKGILNQKSKYWFDQSIEFVDIIGGLPAIDSGKEDEHLDILLQTAKKKGKIVHVHVDQFNTIDEKETEKLAKKTIEHGMQGKVVAIHSVSLAAHARNYRYQIYQLMKKADLMVISCPIAWIDHTRSERLTPTHNSITPVDEMVPEGIIVAFGTDNICDIYKPFSDGNLWIELRVMLEACHYYDIDHLVKIATINGLKVLGLKKK, from the coding sequence ATGAATCCTAAAAAAATTTTTGTAAAAAAAGTAAAACAAAAAGGAGGATGGGTCAATGCTCATGCTCACTTGGATAGAGCTTATACTCTAACAAAAAAAAATTTCAAATACTCTTATTATCCTCTTAAACAAAAATGGTATTTGGTTGATGAAATGAAACGTTTAGCGACTGCAGAAGACATTTATATCCGTATGGAAAAAGCCTTAGAATATTTTTTAATGCAAGGAACTCAAGCTTTATGTTCTTTTATTGATGTAGATGAAGTTATTGAAGATCGCGCCTTAAAAGCCGCTAAAAAATTGAAAAATAATTATGAAAATTCTATTCATATTTGTTTCGCAAATCAAGTTCTTAAAGGTATTTTGAATCAAAAGTCAAAATATTGGTTTGATCAATCAATAGAATTTGTAGATATTATTGGTGGATTACCTGCTATAGATTCTGGAAAAGAAGATGAACATCTAGATATTTTATTACAAACAGCTAAAAAAAAAGGAAAAATTGTACATGTACATGTGGATCAATTTAATACAATAGATGAAAAAGAAACTGAAAAACTAGCAAAAAAAACAATAGAACATGGAATGCAAGGAAAAGTAGTCGCCATACATAGTGTTTCTTTAGCCGCACATGCAAGAAATTATCGTTATCAAATATACCAATTAATGAAAAAAGCAGACTTAATGGTAATATCTTGTCCCATTGCTTGGATTGATCATACTAGAAGTGAACGTTTAACTCCTACTCATAATTCTATCACTCCAGTAGACGAGATGGTTCCTGAAGGAATTATAGTGGCTTTTGGTACAGATAATATTTGTGATATCTATAAACCTTTTTCTGATGGAAATTTATGGATAGAACTAAGAGTGATGTTGGAAGCTTGTCATTATTATGATATAGATCATTTGGTAAAAATTGCGACAATCAATGGATTAAAAGTATTAGGATTGAAAAAAAAGTAA
- the dnaG gene encoding DNA primase, with protein MISKETVKKILSISCIEDVIGDFVELKKSGFNYRGLSPFSNEKTPSLIVSPTKKIWKDFSSGKGGNILTFLMEHEHFTYKESLRFLAKKYDVKIDEIEDNKDNEEEEKLYLIQDYAKRFFIHQLYDTKEGQKNGLNYLIQKRGFDIKIIQKFELGYAPISCNLLTKTVSKQGFKIRDIQQSGLTVFRKTNHFFDCFRQRVMFPIHNLSGKVIGFGGRNINSVYSSTKYINSSESNIFQKSKILYGLFQAKKNILKENFCYLVEGYTDVISLHQFGIKNVVSSSGISLTVDQILLIKKFTKNIVLFYDGDRSGIKASLRGINMILEQEMNLRILFIYNGEDPDFISKKYSFSQFKDFVAKNSYNFVSFKQKIYEKFHKDDPIKKSFLVKNILNSISKISNIIQKELYLQEASKILNIRQKILISELRRIKEKNAHKFSSIQIKRDSKFFFKKRNTLLLLEEELIQLILNHGNKIIKKKAHNTTVIEEVLRVFKSYNLRFFLKKNQEIFNQVCLRNKQIISSNSSNKKNTKSYSLSKWDRKGIQVSSQEDHMNQYIHDVLLRYKSLHISKLIQKEIIHYQNYLTKDEDREAFFKKIMYLTNVKNELHKKLHRYV; from the coding sequence ATGATTTCTAAAGAAACTGTAAAAAAAATACTTTCTATTTCTTGTATTGAAGATGTTATTGGAGATTTTGTAGAATTAAAAAAAAGTGGTTTTAATTATAGAGGACTAAGCCCTTTTTCTAATGAGAAAACACCTTCTCTTATAGTGTCTCCTACAAAAAAAATATGGAAAGATTTTAGTTCTGGAAAAGGGGGAAATATACTCACTTTTCTGATGGAGCATGAACATTTTACTTATAAGGAATCATTACGTTTTCTTGCCAAAAAATATGATGTCAAGATTGATGAGATAGAAGACAACAAGGATAATGAAGAAGAAGAAAAATTGTATTTGATTCAAGATTATGCGAAACGTTTTTTTATTCATCAATTATATGACACTAAAGAAGGACAAAAAAATGGATTGAATTATTTAATTCAAAAAAGAGGTTTTGATATAAAAATTATTCAAAAATTCGAATTAGGTTATGCTCCTATTTCTTGTAATTTACTTACAAAAACTGTATCAAAACAAGGATTTAAAATACGGGATATTCAACAATCTGGATTAACAGTTTTTAGAAAAACTAATCATTTTTTCGATTGTTTCCGTCAACGTGTGATGTTTCCAATACATAATTTATCAGGAAAAGTTATAGGTTTTGGAGGAAGAAATATTAATTCTGTATATTCAAGCACTAAATATATAAATTCGTCAGAAAGTAATATTTTTCAAAAAAGTAAAATTTTATATGGCTTGTTTCAAGCTAAAAAGAATATTTTGAAAGAAAATTTTTGTTATTTAGTGGAAGGATATACAGATGTGATTTCTTTACATCAATTTGGTATAAAAAATGTAGTTTCTTCTTCTGGTATTTCACTCACCGTAGATCAAATCCTATTGATCAAAAAATTTACAAAAAATATTGTTCTTTTTTATGATGGAGATCGTTCTGGAATTAAAGCTTCTTTAAGAGGGATAAATATGATACTAGAACAAGAAATGAATTTACGTATATTATTCATTTATAATGGAGAAGATCCAGATTTTATATCTAAAAAATATTCTTTTTCTCAATTCAAAGATTTTGTAGCCAAAAATAGTTACAATTTTGTTTCCTTTAAACAAAAAATATATGAAAAATTCCATAAAGATGATCCCATTAAGAAATCATTTTTAGTCAAAAATATTTTGAATAGTATTTCAAAAATATCTAATATTATTCAAAAGGAATTATACCTGCAAGAAGCTTCAAAAATACTAAATATTCGTCAAAAAATTCTGATTTCTGAATTGAGAAGAATAAAGGAAAAAAATGCACATAAATTTAGTTCTATTCAGATTAAGAGAGACTCTAAGTTTTTTTTCAAAAAAAGAAATACTCTTCTTCTTCTTGAAGAAGAATTAATTCAATTAATCTTAAATCATGGAAATAAAATCATCAAAAAAAAAGCACACAATACAACGGTTATAGAAGAAGTATTACGCGTATTTAAATCCTATAACTTACGTTTTTTTTTAAAAAAGAATCAAGAAATATTTAATCAAGTTTGTTTACGAAATAAACAAATAATTTCTTCAAATTCTTCAAACAAAAAAAATACAAAATCGTATTCATTATCCAAATGGGATAGAAAAGGAATACAAGTATCCTCTCAAGAGGATCACATGAATCAATATATTCATGATGTTTTATTGAGATATAAATCTTTACATATCTCTAAATTGATTCAAAAAGAAATCATACATTATCAAAATTATCTTACAAAAGATGAGGATAGAGAAGCTTTTTTTAAAAAAATCATGTATTTAACAAATGTTAAAAATGAACTTCATAAAAAATTACATAGATATGTCTGA
- the metK gene encoding methionine adenosyltransferase, producing the protein MSYLFTSESVSEGHPDKISDQISDSILDHFLAYDPNAKVAIETLVTTGQIILAGEVNSNTWVNVRKIARDILRKIGYNKNEYRFHADSCGVLSSIQEQSLDLLEGIQKSKKEEQGSGDQGLVFGYAVNETENYMPLSLEISHCILRELSFLRNEGDKMTYLRPDAKSQVTLEYSDAHVPLYIHTIVISTQHDEFDTKEKMHQRIVDDVKNILIPRVMNNIKNIKKLFTNRTKYYINSTGKFVTGGPHGDTGMTGRKIIVDTYGGRGAHGGGAFSGKDPSKMDRSGAYAARHIAKNLVAAGISDELLIQISYAAGIAEPIGIFVNNYGKSKIDNENIALNIKRIFDLRPYAIEKRLKLRQPMYEETSVYGHMGKTPKKVYKSFLDIKGNQKKQEVELFTWEKLDYLSVIKDIFNISKNRYF; encoded by the coding sequence ATGTCTTATTTATTTACCAGCGAATCTGTTTCAGAAGGTCATCCTGATAAAATTTCAGATCAAATATCTGATTCTATATTAGATCATTTTTTAGCGTATGATCCAAATGCAAAAGTAGCTATAGAAACTTTAGTTACCACGGGTCAAATTATATTAGCTGGAGAAGTCAATTCTAATACCTGGGTGAATGTAAGAAAAATAGCTCGTGATATACTTAGAAAAATAGGATACAATAAAAATGAATATAGATTTCATGCAGATTCTTGTGGCGTTCTTTCTTCAATTCAAGAACAATCTTTGGATCTATTAGAGGGAATTCAAAAATCGAAAAAAGAAGAGCAAGGTTCTGGAGATCAAGGTTTAGTTTTTGGTTATGCTGTGAATGAAACGGAAAATTATATGCCTTTATCATTAGAAATATCACATTGTATATTAAGAGAACTTTCATTTCTTCGAAATGAAGGAGACAAAATGACTTATTTACGTCCAGATGCAAAATCTCAAGTCACTTTAGAATATTCTGATGCTCATGTTCCGTTATATATTCACACTATTGTCATTTCCACTCAACATGATGAATTTGATACAAAAGAAAAAATGCATCAACGCATAGTTGATGATGTTAAAAATATTCTCATTCCAAGAGTAATGAATAATATCAAAAATATAAAAAAATTATTTACGAATCGAACAAAATATTACATTAATTCAACAGGAAAGTTTGTCACGGGAGGCCCCCATGGGGATACCGGTATGACCGGAAGGAAGATAATAGTAGATACTTATGGAGGAAGGGGGGCTCATGGTGGAGGAGCTTTCTCGGGAAAAGATCCATCTAAAATGGATAGATCTGGAGCTTATGCGGCTAGACATATCGCCAAAAACTTGGTGGCTGCAGGAATTTCAGATGAATTGCTCATACAAATATCTTATGCTGCAGGGATTGCAGAACCCATTGGAATTTTTGTCAATAACTATGGTAAATCAAAAATAGATAATGAAAACATTGCGTTGAATATCAAAAGAATTTTTGATTTGCGTCCTTATGCTATAGAAAAAAGGTTGAAATTGCGTCAACCAATGTATGAGGAAACATCTGTGTATGGACATATGGGTAAAACTCCAAAAAAAGTGTATAAGTCTTTTTTGGATATTAAAGGAAATCAAAAAAAACAAGAAGTAGAACTTTTTACATGGGAAAAGTTGGATTATTTATCCGTAATCAAGGATATATTTAATATTTCAAAAAATAGGTATTTTTAG
- a CDS encoding enoyl-ACP reductase FabI has product MSYNLLKGKKGIIFGALDESSIAWKVAERAHEEKASFVLTNTPASLRVGKIYELSHKTKSMVIPADATSISDLNILFEKTLDYFGGKIDFLLHSIAMSMNIRKGLTYTSLNYEFLRKGWEISAVSYHKIMQTAWNKKAMNKWGSIVAITYIASQRSFPDYGDMSDYKSYLESITRNFGYHWGIKEKVRVNTVSQSPSITRAAKAIKGFNKLLILSEKISPLGNASTQDCANYIITLFSDLTRKVTMQNLYHDGGFSHTGISEVMI; this is encoded by the coding sequence ATGTCTTACAATCTATTGAAAGGAAAAAAAGGAATTATATTTGGAGCTTTGGATGAAAGTTCGATTGCTTGGAAGGTAGCCGAACGTGCTCATGAAGAAAAAGCATCTTTTGTATTAACTAATACACCAGCTTCTTTAAGGGTAGGTAAAATTTATGAATTATCTCATAAAACAAAATCTATGGTGATTCCAGCAGATGCGACTTCTATATCAGATCTTAATATTTTATTTGAAAAAACATTAGATTATTTTGGAGGAAAAATAGATTTTTTATTACATTCCATAGCTATGTCTATGAACATACGAAAAGGTTTAACTTATACTTCTTTAAATTATGAATTTTTGAGAAAAGGATGGGAAATATCTGCTGTATCTTATCATAAAATTATGCAGACAGCTTGGAATAAAAAAGCCATGAATAAATGGGGTTCTATTGTCGCTATTACATATATTGCTTCTCAGCGAAGTTTTCCAGATTATGGAGATATGTCAGATTATAAATCTTATTTAGAAAGTATTACGCGCAATTTTGGTTATCATTGGGGAATTAAAGAAAAAGTAAGGGTTAATACTGTATCACAGTCTCCTAGTATAACACGAGCAGCAAAAGCCATTAAAGGGTTTAATAAACTTTTAATATTATCTGAAAAAATATCTCCGTTAGGAAACGCTTCTACACAAGATTGCGCTAATTATATAATTACATTATTTTCAGATTTAACAAGAAAAGTAACCATGCAAAATTTATATCATGATGGAGGGTTTTCTCATACTGGAATTAGTGAAGTCATGATTTGA
- the lysS gene encoding lysine--tRNA ligase encodes MIYLSEQQIIRRKKLDKLKLLGINPYPSEEYITTTTICKIQKNFKEKETISIAGRLMRLRILGKASFGEIKDHTGCIQIYFTQDHLLLSSNNMKKKDAYNIFLKKLIDIGDIIGIKGLLFKTKMDEITIHVHQFTLLSKSIRPLPQVKVDKNKKIYDAFSNTEQRYRMRYVDLIVNDHVKEIFLKRTHIIQKIRNFLNDQEYIEVDTPILQSIPGGAIARPFKTYHNTLGIPLYLRIANELYLKRLIVGGFHGVYEFSRNFRNEGMDRFHNPEFTVLELYVAYKDYYWMMNFTEKLMKCICNKFQKNHHINFKTPFPRIPILDSIQKYTGFNIKEMGKDKLRKVCQKLHIEENIKMSKAKLIENIFETKCEKNYIDPTFIIDYPIEMSPLTQKHRDKENLSERFELIINGQEIANSYSELNDPIDQLNRLREQMKFSEKNIKDESISIDQDFIRSLEFGMPPTAGIGIGIDRLVMLLTQKKSIQEVLFFPQMRPEKKR; translated from the coding sequence ATGATCTATTTATCAGAACAACAAATTATACGAAGAAAAAAACTAGATAAACTGAAATTGTTGGGAATCAATCCTTATCCATCAGAAGAATATATTACAACGACGACCATTTGTAAGATACAAAAAAATTTTAAGGAAAAAGAAACTATAAGTATAGCTGGACGTTTAATGCGTTTACGTATTTTAGGAAAAGCTTCTTTTGGGGAGATAAAAGATCATACGGGTTGTATACAAATATATTTTACTCAGGATCATTTATTGTTATCTTCGAATAACATGAAAAAAAAAGATGCTTATAATATTTTTTTGAAAAAACTTATAGATATAGGAGATATCATTGGAATAAAAGGTCTTTTATTTAAGACAAAAATGGATGAAATCACCATACATGTTCATCAATTCACTTTATTGTCTAAATCTATACGACCCTTACCACAAGTCAAAGTGGATAAAAATAAAAAAATATATGATGCTTTCTCCAATACGGAACAGCGTTATCGTATGCGTTATGTTGATCTTATAGTCAATGATCATGTAAAAGAAATTTTTTTAAAACGGACACATATCATACAAAAAATAAGGAATTTCTTAAATGATCAAGAATATATAGAAGTAGATACTCCCATTCTACAATCCATTCCTGGAGGAGCTATAGCTCGTCCTTTCAAAACGTATCATAATACACTGGGGATTCCATTATATTTACGTATCGCTAATGAACTTTATTTAAAAAGATTGATTGTAGGAGGATTTCATGGGGTATATGAATTTTCCAGAAATTTTAGAAATGAGGGGATGGATCGTTTTCATAATCCAGAGTTTACCGTATTAGAACTTTATGTTGCTTATAAAGATTATTACTGGATGATGAATTTTACAGAAAAATTAATGAAATGTATCTGTAATAAATTTCAAAAAAATCATCATATTAATTTTAAAACTCCTTTTCCTCGTATCCCAATACTAGATTCGATTCAAAAATATACCGGATTTAATATCAAAGAAATGGGAAAGGATAAACTAAGAAAAGTTTGTCAGAAATTGCATATAGAAGAAAATATAAAAATGAGTAAGGCTAAACTGATTGAAAATATTTTTGAAACAAAATGCGAAAAAAATTATATCGATCCTACTTTTATTATTGATTATCCTATAGAAATGAGTCCTTTAACCCAAAAACACCGTGATAAAGAAAATTTATCCGAACGTTTTGAACTCATTATCAATGGTCAAGAAATTGCTAACTCTTATTCCGAACTTAATGATCCTATAGATCAACTGAATCGTTTACGAGAACAAATGAAATTTTCCGAAAAAAACATAAAAGACGAATCTATATCAATTGATCAAGATTTTATACGTTCTTTGGAATTTGGTATGCCTCCGACTGCAGGAATTGGAATTGGAATCGATCGTTTAGTAATGTTATTGACTCAAAAAAAATCAATTCAAGAAGTGTTATTTTTTCCACAAATGCGTCCAGAAAAAAAAAGATAA
- the mtaB gene encoding tRNA (N(6)-L-threonylcarbamoyladenosine(37)-C(2))-methylthiotransferase MtaB: protein MLKKKVAFHTMGCKLNYAETSTIARKFSNLDYQHVPFNSYADIYVINSCSVTKNAEIEFKHIVRNVMNKNSKAFIVAIGCYAQLNPKEVSSIIGVNLVLGYEEKFKIIDYINREWFLRKKYYANIISKKTYFTSFSVGDRTRSFLKIQDGCNYKCSYCIIPISRGPSRSEKIENILKNIRFLFNKGVKEIVLTGINIGDYRKNEKNRPLYTFFDLIQAIDQIQEKVRIRLSSIEPNLLKNECIEFLSKSKHFVPHFHIPLQSGSNEILLKMNRRYRRELYQEKVNKIRSLMPDAYIGSDIIVGFPGETHQNFLETFHFLKKLEISSLHIFTYSSRPHTQSSTIQENVSKKIQGKRNQVLRILSNKKYRFFCKKQIYTKKTVLFEKNSRHKEYLYGYTENYIRTKMRLHSYNFSIYENTLQDVLIKKIDKDGIMIVEPIN, encoded by the coding sequence ATCTTGAAAAAAAAAGTAGCATTTCATACCATGGGTTGTAAACTCAATTACGCAGAAACCTCTACCATAGCAAGAAAGTTTTCTAACTTAGATTATCAACATGTTCCTTTCAATAGTTATGCAGATATTTATGTGATCAATAGTTGTTCTGTCACAAAAAATGCAGAAATTGAATTTAAGCATATCGTACGTAATGTTATGAATAAAAATTCAAAAGCTTTTATTGTCGCAATCGGATGTTATGCTCAATTAAATCCTAAAGAGGTATCTTCTATCATTGGAGTTAATCTGGTTTTAGGTTATGAAGAAAAATTTAAAATTATAGATTATATAAATCGAGAATGGTTTTTGAGAAAAAAATATTATGCAAATATTATTTCGAAAAAAACTTATTTTACATCGTTTTCCGTTGGAGATAGAACTCGTTCATTTTTGAAAATCCAGGATGGATGTAACTATAAGTGTAGTTATTGCATTATTCCTATATCAAGAGGGCCTTCTCGTTCTGAAAAAATCGAAAACATATTGAAAAATATTAGATTTCTTTTTAATAAAGGAGTTAAAGAAATCGTGTTAACAGGCATCAATATAGGCGATTATAGAAAAAACGAAAAAAATAGACCGTTATATACATTTTTTGATTTAATACAAGCTATAGATCAAATACAAGAAAAAGTAAGAATTCGTTTATCTTCTATAGAACCTAATTTGCTTAAAAATGAATGTATTGAATTTTTATCTAAAAGTAAACATTTTGTCCCTCATTTTCATATCCCTTTACAGTCTGGAAGTAATGAAATATTATTAAAAATGAATAGACGTTACAGACGAGAACTTTATCAAGAAAAAGTAAATAAAATTCGATCTTTAATGCCAGATGCTTATATAGGTTCTGATATTATTGTTGGTTTTCCTGGAGAAACACATCAAAATTTTTTGGAAACTTTTCATTTTTTGAAAAAATTAGAAATTTCATCTTTACATATATTTACCTATTCTTCTAGACCTCATACACAATCTAGCACAATACAGGAAAATGTATCTAAAAAAATACAAGGGAAACGAAATCAAGTTTTAAGAATCCTTTCAAACAAAAAATACCGTTTTTTCTGTAAAAAACAAATTTATACTAAAAAAACCGTTTTATTCGAAAAAAATTCTCGTCATAAAGAATATTTGTATGGATATACAGAAAATTATATTAGAACTAAAATGCGATTACATTCATACAATTTTTCCATATATGAAAATACATTACAAGATGTATTGATCAAAAAAATAGATAAAGATGGAATTATGATAGTCGAACCCATCAATTAA
- the rpe gene encoding ribulose-phosphate 3-epimerase, protein MKKIIAPSLFSANLAFLYREIEMLNKSEADWFHLDIMDSSFVSNISFGFLFTKYVKKYADKPMDVHLMIFQPERYIEELKACGANHLHIHYEACVHLNRTISYIKENGMKVGVAVNPHTPVVLLQDIIKDIDFVLLMSVNPGYSGQKFIHQTYQKLEDTKDLILKKDSSALIEVDGGINLENSSLLFKNGADILVSGTTIFSDSNPKKIIHKMKLGI, encoded by the coding sequence ATGAAAAAAATTATAGCTCCATCTTTATTTTCAGCAAATTTAGCTTTTTTATATCGTGAAATAGAAATGTTAAATAAAAGTGAGGCAGATTGGTTTCATCTTGATATAATGGACTCTTCTTTTGTTTCTAATATTTCTTTTGGATTTTTGTTTACGAAATATGTAAAAAAATATGCAGATAAACCTATGGATGTCCATTTAATGATTTTCCAACCAGAACGCTATATTGAAGAGTTAAAAGCTTGTGGAGCTAATCATTTACATATTCATTACGAAGCTTGCGTTCATTTAAATAGAACAATTTCTTACATTAAAGAAAATGGAATGAAAGTAGGTGTAGCTGTGAATCCACATACTCCAGTTGTTCTTTTACAAGATATTATTAAAGATATAGATTTTGTTTTATTAATGAGTGTTAATCCTGGTTATAGTGGACAAAAATTCATTCATCAAACATATCAAAAATTAGAAGATACTAAAGATTTAATATTAAAAAAAGATTCTTCTGCTCTCATAGAAGTAGATGGAGGAATTAATTTAGAAAATTCTTCTTTATTATTCAAAAATGGAGCAGATATATTGGTATCAGGAACTACTATTTTTTCCGATTCTAATCCAAAAAAAATTATTCATAAAATGAAATTAGGAATTTAA
- the lipB gene encoding lipoyl(octanoyl) transferase LipB, whose translation MKKKILFLEDLGKKEYQETWKYQKKLFDDIIQKKINKTPDQKAGYFLFVEHPHVYTIGKNGKKNNHLLVSSDFLKKIDVSFYQTDRGGDITYHGPGQLIGYPILNMDYFFTDIHKYLRLLEEVIIHFLWKNYEIKGERKKGKTGVWFNVKNGKSRKICAIGIRMSRWVTMHGFALNVNTDLQYFNYIIPCGIDNQEVTSLKKELKNNDISFQKVKHMVKESFQEIFDVEFINIPKKMVF comes from the coding sequence ATGAAAAAAAAAATACTTTTTTTAGAAGATTTAGGAAAAAAAGAATATCAAGAAACTTGGAAATATCAAAAAAAATTATTTGATGATATCATACAAAAAAAAATAAATAAGACACCCGATCAAAAAGCGGGATATTTTCTATTTGTAGAACACCCTCATGTATATACCATAGGAAAAAATGGAAAAAAGAATAACCATTTATTGGTTTCATCTGATTTTTTAAAAAAAATAGATGTTTCTTTTTATCAAACAGATCGAGGAGGAGATATCACTTATCATGGGCCTGGACAATTGATAGGATATCCCATTTTAAATATGGATTATTTTTTTACGGATATTCATAAATATCTCCGTCTTTTAGAAGAAGTGATTATCCATTTTTTATGGAAAAATTATGAAATCAAGGGAGAACGAAAAAAAGGAAAAACAGGAGTTTGGTTTAATGTAAAAAATGGAAAATCCAGAAAAATATGTGCAATAGGAATTAGAATGAGTCGTTGGGTAACGATGCATGGATTCGCTTTAAATGTCAATACAGATTTACAGTATTTCAATTATATTATACCTTGTGGAATTGATAATCAAGAAGTAACTTCTTTAAAAAAAGAATTAAAAAATAATGATATCTCTTTTCAAAAAGTGAAACATATGGTAAAGGAATCTTTTCAAGAAATTTTTGATGTCGAATTTATAAATATACCAAAAAAAATGGTATTTTAA